Proteins co-encoded in one Halorussus vallis genomic window:
- the gpmI gene encoding 2,3-bisphosphoglycerate-independent phosphoglycerate mutase, whose protein sequence is MKGALIVLDGWGLGSEDGGRNAIEAADTPNFDRYAAEGAYGTLEVTGRRVGLPDGQMGNSEVGHLNIGAGRVVKQEYTRIQDAIANGELGENEAIDSAFDYATEHDGCVHFTGLVSEGGVHSDQRHLYALIELAAERGVDAVTHAFTDGRDTPPKSGADFLTALQSKIDEYGTGDVATVSGRYYAMDRDQNWERTRRAYDAIVNREAEWEAETAVEAVEQSYERGDTDEFVEPTLVEGGPALSDTVERSSTSNRGKLDDGDAVVFFNFRSDRARQLTRMLADIDPVWEFETNPPEIRLATMTEYDKEFDLPVAFAPHQPEDVLGEVLADAGLTQLRIAESEKYAHVTYFLNGGREVEFDGEIREIIESPDVPTYDRQPEMSAEGVTDTAISVVESDDPDVLVLNYANPDMVGHTGDFDAAVEAVEAVDAQLGRLVEVLEDRGAHVLITADHGNADDMGTPENPHTAHTYNPVPLVYLSPDGDGAGRHVREGGTLADVAPTLLSLIGVDQPAAMTGENLLE, encoded by the coding sequence ATGAAGGGCGCGCTGATAGTCCTCGACGGCTGGGGACTCGGGAGCGAAGACGGGGGTCGCAACGCCATCGAAGCCGCCGACACGCCGAACTTCGACCGCTACGCCGCGGAGGGAGCCTACGGCACGCTCGAAGTCACCGGCCGGCGGGTCGGACTCCCGGACGGCCAGATGGGCAACAGCGAGGTCGGCCACCTCAACATCGGCGCCGGACGAGTGGTCAAACAGGAGTACACCCGCATCCAGGACGCCATCGCGAACGGCGAACTCGGCGAGAACGAGGCCATCGATTCGGCGTTCGACTACGCGACCGAGCACGACGGCTGCGTCCACTTCACGGGGCTGGTCAGCGAGGGCGGGGTCCACTCCGACCAGCGCCACCTCTACGCGCTCATCGAACTCGCCGCCGAGCGCGGCGTCGACGCCGTCACCCACGCCTTCACCGACGGACGGGACACCCCGCCGAAGAGCGGCGCGGACTTCCTCACGGCCCTCCAGTCGAAGATCGACGAGTACGGCACGGGCGACGTGGCGACCGTCTCCGGACGCTACTATGCGATGGACCGCGACCAGAACTGGGAGCGCACCCGCCGGGCCTACGACGCCATCGTGAACCGCGAGGCCGAGTGGGAGGCCGAGACGGCGGTCGAGGCGGTCGAGCAGAGCTACGAACGCGGCGACACCGACGAGTTCGTCGAACCCACGCTCGTCGAGGGCGGCCCCGCCCTCTCGGACACCGTCGAGCGAAGCTCGACGAGCAATCGAGGCAAGCTCGATGACGGCGACGCGGTGGTCTTCTTCAACTTCCGGTCGGACCGCGCCCGTCAACTCACCCGGATGCTCGCCGACATCGACCCGGTCTGGGAGTTCGAGACGAACCCGCCCGAGATTCGGCTGGCGACGATGACCGAGTACGACAAGGAGTTCGACCTGCCCGTCGCGTTCGCGCCCCACCAGCCAGAGGACGTCCTCGGCGAGGTGCTCGCCGACGCCGGACTCACCCAGCTTCGCATCGCCGAGTCCGAGAAGTACGCCCACGTCACCTACTTCCTGAACGGCGGGCGCGAGGTGGAGTTCGACGGCGAGATTCGCGAGATAATCGAGAGTCCGGACGTGCCGACCTACGACCGGCAACCGGAGATGAGCGCCGAGGGCGTCACCGACACCGCCATCTCGGTGGTCGAGAGCGACGACCCCGACGTGCTGGTGTTGAACTACGCGAACCCGGACATGGTGGGTCACACCGGCGACTTCGACGCCGCCGTCGAGGCGGTCGAGGCCGTCGACGCTCAACTGGGTCGACTCGTCGAGGTCCTCGAAGACCGCGGCGCCCACGTCCTCATCACCGCGGACCACGGCAACGCCGACGATATGGGGACGCCCGAGAATCCCCACACCGCCCACACCTACAACCCGGTTCCCCTCGTCTACCTCTCGCCCGACGGCGACGGTGCCGGTAGGCACGTCCGCGAGGGCGGCACGCTCGCGGACGTCGCGCCGACGCTCCTCTCGCTCATCGGCGTCGACCAGCCAGCGGCGATGACCGGCGAGAATCTGCTAGAGTAA
- a CDS encoding DNA double-strand break repair nuclease NurA, whose protein sequence is MTLDPVHFDGIAGLADHIDYDAEDRDHREFAETVWENYLDPLRDDDGGKVLEPMDELRRRRVSVEEVALEDDAFPTMHSLDSGTLNPRPFKNGLVLDVAHAAMSATPSDLDLHNSRTVVKAVHSNDTSRNFDTEWDEYDERSKRRIVHTHLPESQYEEDVVHALALYLAESRHALDNAENVSDFLLLDGPIYPKGVLRWYYRSSALTDLFEESDHVMRILDNYVRLVETFAERGVPLAGFVKNVSAKSVVRTLKDKSTVGPVPWAHDAGFFSQVLERRELVDGEFERLTDDLTLTNWFTSHAGTDQFFSDENNRHLDRELAPERYRVTFCVVYDPRRDLIFKVEAPAAFTEDEAMRERIERQILKEVAIRGGPPLALTKADSLAAIDRGSVDSLITSFERSLDTELDENYNAVRWGRNY, encoded by the coding sequence ATGACCCTCGACCCCGTACACTTCGACGGCATCGCGGGGCTCGCCGACCACATCGACTACGACGCCGAGGACCGCGACCACCGGGAGTTCGCCGAAACCGTCTGGGAGAACTACCTCGACCCGCTCCGAGACGACGACGGCGGAAAGGTCCTCGAACCGATGGACGAACTCCGGCGGCGCCGCGTGAGCGTCGAGGAGGTGGCCCTCGAAGATGACGCCTTCCCGACGATGCACAGCCTCGACTCGGGGACGCTCAACCCCCGGCCGTTCAAGAACGGCCTCGTCCTCGACGTGGCCCACGCCGCCATGAGCGCGACGCCCTCCGACCTGGACCTCCACAACTCCCGAACGGTGGTGAAGGCGGTCCACTCCAACGACACCTCCCGCAACTTCGACACCGAGTGGGACGAGTACGACGAGCGGAGCAAGCGCCGAATCGTCCACACCCACCTCCCGGAGAGCCAGTACGAGGAGGACGTGGTCCACGCGCTGGCGCTCTACCTCGCGGAGAGTCGCCACGCGCTGGACAACGCCGAGAACGTGTCCGATTTCCTGCTGCTCGACGGACCCATCTACCCCAAGGGCGTCCTGCGGTGGTACTACCGGAGTTCCGCGCTGACCGACCTCTTCGAGGAGTCCGACCACGTCATGCGCATCCTTGACAACTACGTCCGACTGGTCGAGACGTTCGCCGAGCGGGGAGTTCCGCTCGCGGGGTTCGTCAAGAACGTCTCGGCGAAGTCGGTCGTCCGGACGCTCAAGGACAAGTCGACGGTCGGACCCGTGCCGTGGGCCCACGACGCCGGCTTCTTCTCGCAGGTGCTCGAACGCCGGGAACTGGTCGACGGCGAGTTCGAGCGCCTGACCGACGACCTCACGCTGACGAACTGGTTCACCTCCCACGCGGGGACCGACCAGTTCTTCAGCGACGAGAACAACCGGCACCTCGACCGGGAACTCGCCCCCGAGCGGTACCGCGTGACCTTCTGCGTCGTCTACGACCCGCGCCGCGATCTGATATTCAAGGTCGAAGCGCCCGCGGCGTTCACCGAGGACGAGGCGATGCGCGAGCGAATCGAGCGCCAGATTCTCAAGGAGGTGGCGATTCGGGGCGGGCCGCCGCTGGCGCTCACCAAGGCCGACAGCCTCGCCGCCATCGACCGCGGGAGCGTCGACTCGCTGATCACGTCGTTCGAGCGGTCGCTCGACACGGAGTTGGACGAGAACTACAACGCGGTCCGGTGGGGCAGAAACTACTGA
- a CDS encoding DUF7113 family protein, with the protein MLLIRGEAGGTTLTGTLYERGERAPRFKGAPDEDAPYVWVCDEFYEVESGGTVQLVEGEEVHVAFESPMPRGFDTRDQAEAAARDHVRTQFARIGVDPEDVEITVEKAEHAEPR; encoded by the coding sequence ATGTTACTCATCCGTGGCGAAGCGGGGGGAACCACTCTCACGGGAACGCTCTACGAGCGGGGTGAGCGAGCGCCGCGGTTCAAGGGTGCGCCCGACGAGGACGCCCCGTACGTCTGGGTCTGCGACGAATTCTACGAGGTCGAGAGCGGCGGGACCGTCCAGTTGGTCGAGGGCGAGGAGGTCCACGTGGCCTTCGAGTCGCCGATGCCGCGGGGGTTCGACACCCGCGACCAGGCCGAGGCGGCCGCCCGCGACCACGTCCGGACCCAGTTCGCCCGCATCGGCGTCGACCCCGAGGACGTCGAGATAACCGTCGAGAAGGCCGAGCACGCCGAGCCGAGGTAG
- a CDS encoding ATP-binding protein yields the protein MTDLGDFSRSGGTDEDDSATAESDAPETAARDADATETSAGDAATDASETDTSATASSETDTSATTDDDAASEFGPSTDIGDFGAGGSATDASDSGATDDRFEEMATSPVGSDRGIGTLTASEGLRISEDGEETHLQAYVTADNREDVRVGKYLLVPYPDGEKLFCRITALEYQREFHSDDATEIHSRRAMRRDSIEEADYKFMATLDPVAVLYDDDGELKRRMTDRVPKPEAVVREAADKDEIKTGLKMPGDGVFLGHLSVGGEKVKTAARPPTIDYRLKDDYRDGDPLVFRHTLVAGGTGSGKTHGAKNILRQFLGEERRYDMEDDAERRAAVVQFDPQDEYAQMHDDNPDVTPDDERRWEREGVACGGHDDTVAFVPKVGRSSYAADHHRAEQVEFTIPFSMVRRRPWLVAGASLNDNQYNALRLLLDRFFNTHGESGTYGDFVDFVDDPALREELDESGHVHEATYDAVKRRAISATFNDVFDQDARPITDQVKKFVRPGGLTVVPTYHVNDSRATEVVVLALASLLVDEKLSNDPRYGRIKETPLVVGMDEAHNFLTDAENVQARKVITKFTEAAKQGRKERLGLFLITQDPQDIADSVFKQVNTTVVLNLGDEDAIKSVNIPAELEGKVPYMEKGQMVVYSPDNSEPVEIIGLPKCVTKHGRE from the coding sequence ATGACTGACCTCGGCGACTTCAGCAGGTCCGGCGGGACCGACGAGGACGACTCGGCGACAGCCGAGTCGGACGCCCCCGAAACCGCCGCCCGCGACGCGGACGCCACCGAGACGAGCGCCGGCGACGCCGCGACCGACGCCTCGGAAACCGACACCTCCGCGACCGCCTCCTCCGAAACAGACACCAGCGCGACCACCGACGACGATGCCGCCTCCGAGTTCGGTCCGAGTACCGACATCGGCGACTTCGGGGCCGGCGGGTCGGCGACCGACGCGTCGGATTCCGGCGCGACCGACGATCGCTTCGAGGAGATGGCGACCAGCCCCGTCGGGAGCGACCGGGGCATCGGGACCCTGACCGCCTCGGAGGGCCTGCGGATCTCCGAGGACGGCGAGGAGACCCACCTCCAGGCGTACGTGACCGCCGACAACCGCGAGGACGTCCGGGTCGGCAAATATCTGCTGGTTCCCTACCCCGATGGCGAGAAACTGTTCTGTCGTATCACCGCTTTGGAGTACCAGCGGGAGTTCCACAGCGACGACGCGACCGAGATTCACTCCCGGCGAGCGATGCGCCGCGACTCCATCGAGGAGGCCGACTACAAGTTCATGGCGACGCTCGACCCCGTCGCCGTGCTCTACGACGACGACGGCGAACTCAAGCGCCGGATGACCGACCGGGTTCCCAAGCCCGAGGCGGTGGTCCGCGAGGCCGCCGACAAGGACGAGATAAAGACGGGGCTGAAGATGCCGGGCGACGGCGTCTTCCTCGGCCACCTCTCGGTCGGCGGCGAGAAGGTGAAGACGGCGGCGCGACCCCCGACCATCGACTACCGGCTCAAGGACGATTATCGGGACGGCGACCCGCTGGTCTTCCGCCACACCCTCGTGGCCGGCGGAACGGGGTCGGGCAAGACCCACGGCGCGAAGAACATCCTCCGACAGTTCCTCGGTGAGGAGCGCCGCTACGACATGGAGGACGACGCCGAGCGCCGGGCCGCGGTCGTCCAGTTCGACCCGCAGGACGAGTACGCCCAGATGCACGACGACAACCCCGACGTGACCCCCGACGACGAGCGCCGGTGGGAGCGCGAGGGCGTCGCCTGCGGCGGCCACGACGACACCGTGGCGTTCGTCCCGAAGGTCGGCCGGAGCAGTTACGCCGCCGACCACCACCGCGCCGAGCAGGTCGAGTTCACGATTCCGTTCTCGATGGTCCGCCGACGGCCGTGGCTGGTCGCGGGCGCGAGCCTCAACGACAACCAGTACAACGCGCTGCGACTCCTGCTCGACCGCTTCTTCAACACGCACGGCGAATCGGGCACCTACGGCGACTTCGTGGACTTCGTCGACGACCCAGCGCTCCGGGAGGAACTCGACGAGAGCGGCCACGTCCACGAGGCGACCTACGACGCGGTCAAGCGCCGGGCCATCAGCGCGACGTTCAACGACGTGTTCGACCAGGACGCCCGACCCATCACCGACCAGGTCAAGAAGTTCGTCCGGCCCGGCGGCCTGACGGTGGTGCCGACCTACCACGTAAACGACTCGCGGGCGACCGAAGTGGTCGTGCTGGCGCTGGCCAGCCTGCTCGTCGACGAGAAGCTCTCGAACGACCCCCGGTACGGTCGCATCAAGGAGACGCCGCTGGTGGTCGGGATGGACGAGGCCCACAACTTCCTCACCGACGCCGAGAACGTCCAGGCCCGGAAGGTCATCACGAAGTTCACCGAGGCCGCCAAACAGGGCCGCAAGGAGCGCCTCGGCCTGTTTCTCATCACCCAGGACCCCCAGGACATCGCCGACTCGGTGTTCAAGCAGGTCAACACCACCGTCGTGCTGAACCTCGGCGACGAGGACGCCATCAAGAGCGTCAACATCCCGGCGGAACTGGAGGGGAAGGTCCCCTACATGGAGAAGGGCCAGATGGTGGTCTACTCGCCGGACAACTCCGAACCGGTCGAGATAATCGGGCTTCCGAAGTGCGTGACCAAACACGGGCGGGAGTAG
- a CDS encoding universal stress protein, with translation MAKKVLVPIDGSSQSDHALEHALEEFADDDITVIHVIDPIDAGYTTSVGMPGGSQEWYDNAQKEADALFEEAQEVADEYGVTLDTAEEMGRPSRTIVEYAEDEGFDQIVMGSHGRSGVSRILLGSVAENVVRRSPMPVTVVR, from the coding sequence ATGGCCAAGAAAGTGCTCGTCCCCATCGACGGGTCGTCCCAGTCCGACCACGCACTCGAACACGCACTGGAGGAGTTCGCCGACGACGACATCACCGTCATCCACGTCATCGACCCCATCGACGCGGGGTACACCACCTCGGTCGGCATGCCGGGCGGGTCCCAGGAGTGGTACGACAACGCCCAGAAGGAGGCCGACGCGCTGTTCGAGGAGGCCCAGGAGGTCGCCGACGAGTACGGCGTGACCCTCGACACCGCCGAGGAGATGGGTCGGCCGTCCCGGACCATCGTGGAGTACGCCGAGGACGAGGGCTTCGACCAGATAGTGATGGGGAGCCACGGCCGTTCGGGCGTCTCGCGCATCCTGCTCGGGAGCGTCGCCGAGAACGTGGTCCGGCGCTCGCCGATGCCGGTGACGGTGGTGCGGTAA